The following coding sequences lie in one Miscanthus floridulus cultivar M001 chromosome 9, ASM1932011v1, whole genome shotgun sequence genomic window:
- the LOC136479720 gene encoding uncharacterized protein, which yields MAEMMATAAATSVMGSVIGKLAAMLTAKYKLAKEVERGIRFLHEERSTMDAGVSKANFVRKAMRKVKTLFKDGGIAEEVQELESLVSEQNERGKRYYDINQCLAASAQPVLLDPQAPALFQEASDLWELMLLVRRSSGY from the exons ATGGCGGAAATGATGGCGACCGCCGCTGCCACTAGTGTGATGGGCTCCGTCATCGGCAAGCTGGCCGCCATGCTCACCGCCAAGTACAAGCTCGCCAAAGAGGTCGAGCGTGGGATCCGCTTCCTGCACGAGGAGCGGAGCACCATGGATGCC GGAGTTTCCAAGGCCAACTTTGTGCGCAAGGCCATGCGAAAGGTGAAGACGCTGTTCAAGGACGGAGGAATAGCAGAGGAGGTTCAGGAACTCGAGAGCCTCGTCAGCGAGCAGAACGAGCGGGGGAAACGCTACTATGACATCAATCAGTGTCTCGCCGCCTCAGCACAACCGGTGCTCTTGGATCCTCAAGCACCTGCACTCTTTCAGGAGGCCAGCGACTTGTGGGAATTGATGCTCCTCGTGAGGAGATCATCCGGTTATTGA